In a single window of the Streptacidiphilus sp. P02-A3a genome:
- a CDS encoding MFS transporter, producing MTSAPASPVLRWARGQVPEHPVGRAVAAAAMTGWIGTGVWISASTLFFTRLLGLTADQVGTGLALGGVLGLLAMVPVSLLARRLHAGRVATVLQVVRGLSFLSFLAVDSAATFYLALALVSVTDGPGKMFSQIMVGRFVPESDRSGTMAGIQVATNLGVTAGALLGAVGLLRVDRSAFDAVVAAVTVAFFLSAVLLARSTWRMADLGPDRGPRAAAGTGRVSRLRRLRTGLRPLRDRRFALLTAGNGLLSAHIPLITVMTPLWLARRTHVPPALMGGLLLLNTVTVVALQVPLGRRVAGVRDAVRAGWVAAVAQAAGCGLLALAAFVPTAGAVAALAAAVLCFTLGEIVQVTSGWTLSFGLAPQDRRQAVYLGFFGTGPEATAVLGPAALAWLTTRFGAAGFVVVAAVLVLAAVLVRAGAAAGRPAVAGPAAAPAATPFRASVSTTADRRTDSSRRSPSG from the coding sequence ATGACCTCGGCCCCGGCGTCGCCGGTGCTGCGCTGGGCGCGCGGGCAGGTCCCGGAGCATCCGGTGGGCCGGGCCGTGGCGGCGGCGGCGATGACCGGCTGGATCGGCACCGGCGTGTGGATCTCCGCCTCGACGCTGTTCTTCACCCGGTTGCTCGGGCTGACCGCGGACCAGGTAGGCACCGGGCTGGCGCTCGGCGGTGTGCTCGGCCTGCTGGCCATGGTGCCGGTGTCGCTGCTGGCCCGGCGGCTGCACGCCGGACGCGTGGCCACGGTGTTGCAGGTGGTCCGCGGCCTGTCCTTCCTCTCCTTCCTGGCCGTCGACTCGGCCGCCACCTTCTACCTCGCGCTGGCCCTGGTCTCGGTGACCGACGGCCCGGGCAAGATGTTCAGCCAGATCATGGTCGGCCGCTTCGTCCCCGAGTCGGACCGCTCCGGGACCATGGCCGGGATCCAGGTGGCCACCAACCTCGGCGTCACCGCCGGGGCGCTGCTCGGCGCGGTCGGACTGCTGCGGGTGGACCGGTCGGCCTTCGACGCGGTCGTGGCGGCGGTCACCGTTGCCTTCTTCCTGTCCGCGGTGCTGCTCGCCCGCAGCACCTGGCGGATGGCCGACCTCGGCCCGGACCGGGGGCCGCGCGCGGCGGCCGGGACCGGCCGGGTGTCCCGGCTGCGACGGCTGCGCACCGGCCTGCGCCCGCTCCGGGACCGCCGGTTCGCCCTGCTCACCGCCGGGAACGGGCTGCTGTCCGCGCACATCCCGCTGATCACCGTGATGACGCCGCTGTGGCTGGCCCGGCGGACGCATGTGCCGCCGGCGCTGATGGGCGGGCTGCTGCTGCTCAACACGGTCACGGTGGTGGCGTTGCAGGTGCCGCTCGGCAGGCGGGTGGCGGGGGTGCGCGACGCGGTCCGGGCGGGCTGGGTGGCGGCCGTCGCCCAGGCGGCCGGGTGCGGGCTGCTCGCCCTGGCCGCGTTCGTCCCGACCGCAGGCGCGGTGGCCGCGCTGGCGGCCGCGGTGCTCTGCTTCACCCTCGGCGAGATCGTCCAGGTGACGAGCGGCTGGACGCTGTCCTTCGGGCTCGCCCCGCAGGACCGCCGCCAGGCCGTCTACCTGGGCTTCTTCGGTACCGGACCGGAGGCCACCGCGGTCCTCGGCCCGGCCGCGCTGGCCTGGCTGACCACCCGCTTCGGCGCCGCGGGCTTCGTGGTGGTGGCCGCTGTCCTGGTCCTGGCCGCCGTCCTGGTCCGGGCCGGGGCCGCCGCCGGCCGCCCCGCCGTGGCGGGCCCGGCGGCGGCACCGGCGGCGACCCCGTTCCGGGCGTCGGTCAGCACGACTGCTGATAGACGTACTGACTCATCGAGGCGAAGTCCTTCTGGGTGA
- a CDS encoding ABC transporter substrate-binding protein — protein MRSRTTRLLAATGTVIALTAAAGCGSSGGSSSGSHAGSSGSASSGALRGKTIDMITGVKSDPFYISMTCGAQQEAARLGVTLKADGSAQWDVSVQRPIIDADAATRPDGLMISPVDTAALTPALQQVQQSGTKIALVDTSVTDPSIGVTRISSDNEAGGRTAADALGALMGGHGTAIVVSVTPGVSTTDARTKGFTEEMAAKFPGVTLLSTLYDNDLPATAASEISATLAAHPGLTGVFAANTNTAQGIATGLQAAGKQGKVKVAAFDAEPAEVQALQSGTLQILIAQDPAAIGRDGVDQLVAAFEGKPVTPQIGTTMVAITQKDFASMSQYVYQQSC, from the coding sequence ATGCGTTCACGCACCACCCGCCTGCTCGCCGCGACCGGCACCGTGATCGCCCTGACCGCAGCCGCGGGCTGCGGCAGTTCCGGCGGCTCGTCGTCCGGCAGCCACGCCGGATCGAGCGGTTCGGCGTCCAGCGGCGCGCTCAGAGGCAAGACCATCGACATGATCACCGGGGTCAAGAGCGACCCCTTCTACATCTCCATGACCTGCGGCGCGCAGCAGGAGGCGGCCAGACTCGGGGTGACCCTCAAGGCCGACGGCTCGGCCCAGTGGGACGTCTCGGTCCAGCGGCCGATCATCGACGCGGACGCGGCCACCCGGCCGGACGGCCTGATGATCTCGCCGGTCGACACCGCCGCGCTCACCCCCGCGCTGCAACAGGTGCAGCAGTCCGGCACGAAGATCGCGCTGGTGGACACCTCGGTCACCGACCCGTCCATCGGCGTCACCCGGATCTCCTCGGACAACGAGGCCGGTGGCCGTACCGCCGCCGACGCCCTCGGCGCGCTGATGGGCGGCCACGGCACGGCGATCGTGGTCAGCGTCACCCCCGGCGTGTCCACCACCGACGCCAGAACCAAGGGCTTCACCGAGGAGATGGCGGCGAAGTTCCCGGGCGTCACCCTGCTGTCCACCCTCTACGACAACGACCTCCCGGCCACCGCCGCTTCCGAGATCTCGGCGACGCTGGCCGCGCACCCGGGGCTGACCGGTGTGTTCGCCGCCAACACCAACACCGCCCAGGGCATCGCCACCGGACTACAGGCGGCGGGCAAGCAGGGCAAGGTCAAGGTGGCCGCGTTCGACGCGGAACCGGCCGAGGTGCAGGCGCTGCAGAGCGGGACGCTGCAGATCCTGATCGCCCAGGACCCGGCGGCGATCGGCCGCGACGGCGTCGACCAGCTGGTCGCGGCCTTCGAGGGCAAGCCGGTGACCCCGCAGATCGGCACCACCATGGTCGCCATCACCCAGAAGGACTTCGCCTCGATGAGTCAGTACGTCTATCAGCAGTCGTGCTGA